Proteins encoded by one window of Gemmatimonadota bacterium:
- a CDS encoding cellulase family glycosylhydrolase, with product MTFRILICTVAFLSASSAMADPSKIDFWDIQRKGANQQNAQHRPEWYVAAGELGLDYVRILPDAWPAEGRDFLIGNADNFEAINETDLSLLIKALDEAERNGIKVVLTMVSLPGARWKQLNNDRDDARLWKDKKYHLQAFEFWRQLATRLKTHPAIVAYNPLNEPHPDKAFGFDAPDEKFAQWFKRIQNTPADLNQFNREIVKAIRSVDTDTPIILDGWFYASPRAFEYNRPIDDDKVLYAFHNPGPWQMVTYRVNQGRYAYPDRVPKSWNGPTESWTIDRLAQQMHAVQKFSEQYNIPAHRIIASEFWYDRRLEGAAAYMADLIEIYNQRDWHWAFYAYRGTGTWTGLDYEIAPGQKMGWRYWQAIEQGKDPEPLKPRGPNPLWEILQRQFERK from the coding sequence ATGACATTTCGCATATTGATATGCACAGTCGCATTCCTCTCTGCGAGCAGTGCCATGGCCGACCCTTCTAAAATCGACTTCTGGGATATACAGCGCAAGGGGGCCAATCAACAAAATGCCCAACACCGTCCCGAATGGTACGTTGCAGCCGGGGAATTGGGATTGGACTATGTGCGTATCTTACCCGATGCCTGGCCCGCCGAGGGCAGGGACTTCCTGATCGGCAATGCGGACAACTTCGAAGCAATCAACGAAACCGACCTATCCCTATTGATCAAAGCACTCGACGAAGCCGAACGCAATGGGATCAAAGTCGTCCTTACAATGGTCAGCCTACCCGGCGCACGCTGGAAACAACTGAACAATGACCGGGACGATGCGCGACTCTGGAAAGACAAAAAATATCATCTACAAGCCTTTGAGTTCTGGCGCCAACTCGCCACACGCCTGAAAACGCACCCCGCCATTGTCGCCTACAATCCCCTCAACGAACCACACCCGGACAAGGCATTCGGCTTTGACGCGCCTGACGAAAAATTCGCCCAGTGGTTCAAACGCATCCAGAACACGCCAGCCGACCTCAACCAATTCAACCGGGAAATAGTCAAAGCAATCCGATCCGTAGATACAGACACCCCCATCATCCTCGACGGCTGGTTCTACGCATCTCCCAGGGCATTCGAATACAATCGACCCATTGACGATGACAAGGTCTTATACGCCTTCCACAACCCCGGTCCCTGGCAAATGGTAACCTATCGCGTCAATCAAGGCAGGTACGCCTATCCGGACCGCGTGCCCAAATCGTGGAACGGACCAACGGAATCCTGGACCATTGATCGCCTTGCGCAGCAAATGCACGCAGTTCAAAAATTTTCCGAACAATACAACATACCCGCACACCGAATCATCGCTTCAGAATTCTGGTACGACCGCCGCCTTGAAGGCGCGGCGGCATATATGGCCGACCTCATCGAAATCTATAACCAGCGCGACTGGCACTGGGCATTTTACGCATATCGAGGTACTGGCACATGGACAGGACTCGATTACGAAATCGCGCCAGGACAAAAAATGGGATGGCGTTACTGGCAGGCTATCGAACAGGGCAAAGACCCCGAACCTCTCAAACCGAGAGGACCGAATCCCTTGTGGGAAATACTGCAGCGGCAGTTTGAAAGAAAATGA
- a CDS encoding helix-turn-helix transcriptional regulator, producing MSEKADYTVGSGNVFKDLGFDRPEEELAKSDLAIQINKIIEQKGWTQKKAAGVLGIDQPKVSALKNGRLAGFSIERLLSFLRALDRDIDIVVRPKIGHSAHIQVAEAVNRPKYITR from the coding sequence ATGAGCGAAAAAGCAGACTACACAGTCGGGTCGGGCAACGTATTCAAGGACCTGGGATTTGACCGTCCAGAAGAAGAATTGGCAAAATCAGATTTGGCAATTCAAATTAATAAAATCATTGAACAAAAAGGTTGGACGCAAAAAAAAGCCGCAGGTGTTCTCGGCATTGACCAACCCAAAGTCTCTGCACTTAAGAATGGACGATTGGCCGGATTTTCTATCGAGCGTCTGTTGTCTTTTTTGCGGGCATTAGACCGGGACATCGATATTGTCGTTCGGCCAAAAATTGGGCATAGCGCACATATTCAGGTCGCAGAAGCCGTCAATCGTCCCAAGTATATCACACGATAG
- a CDS encoding glucose 1-dehydrogenase yields MSLFSLEDRVAIVTGAGRGIGRGIAEGLAAQGAKIVCAARTRSQLDEVVAAIRNAGGDAIAYEMDMKDLDSVRGGVDTALETYGQIDILVNNAGMNIREPFEDVTEEHYDEIMAVNLKGLYFLTQTVVKHMISRKQGKIIHIGSLTTDWSLSQISVYTATKGAVGQLAKAQALELGKHNIQVNTICPGFVVTPLTERLWEDDTMREWAESRLPIKRLATPEDLAGTAVFLAAPASDYVTGQSIYVDGGFMAGEAWPLPQ; encoded by the coding sequence ATGTCATTGTTTTCACTCGAAGATCGCGTCGCCATAGTAACTGGAGCGGGGCGTGGTATTGGACGCGGCATAGCAGAAGGGTTGGCTGCACAAGGCGCAAAAATTGTATGTGCTGCGCGCACGCGGTCTCAACTTGACGAAGTCGTAGCGGCAATTCGAAATGCGGGAGGCGACGCAATCGCCTATGAAATGGACATGAAAGACCTGGATTCCGTGCGCGGCGGCGTCGATACAGCACTCGAAACGTATGGACAAATCGACATCCTCGTCAACAACGCGGGAATGAACATACGCGAACCATTTGAAGACGTAACAGAAGAACACTACGACGAAATCATGGCCGTCAACCTGAAGGGCCTCTACTTCTTAACACAGACCGTAGTCAAACACATGATCTCGCGCAAACAGGGCAAAATCATCCACATCGGCTCATTGACAACGGACTGGTCCTTGTCACAAATTTCTGTCTATACCGCCACCAAAGGCGCAGTTGGACAACTCGCCAAAGCTCAGGCATTAGAACTTGGAAAACACAACATCCAGGTAAACACAATATGCCCGGGCTTTGTGGTCACGCCATTGACCGAGCGGCTCTGGGAAGATGATACAATGCGCGAATGGGCCGAATCCCGACTGCCCATAAAGCGATTGGCGACACCCGAAGACCTGGCAGGCACAGCCGTATTCCTCGCCGCACCCGCATCGGATTACGTCACCGGACAATCCATCTACGTAGATGGCGGCTTCATGGCCGGCGAAGCCTGGCCCTTGCCTCAGTAA
- a CDS encoding aldose 1-epimerase has protein sequence MAQYDIQQEDFHGHALYVLRDFETNCEARVLPSVGNNCISYKIPKNDGLLELIYSPPDPDTLKGRASGYGTPILYPWPNRIDGGKFTFDGAEYQLQTPAPGEHASHGYVHERPWRVVDSGTTESAWVTSVFTSTDFPEIGAHYPFPFEARVTYRLKNGVLSLEFEGTNVGESDMPAGLGIHPYFPLPLTENGNRDICTVRMPASTYWPLRDDPIPTGELLPVDGTVFDVRENTPLKDQYYDNVWSGVSIADGWSRCEYTDPTEGVTIAMEANDIFRELVLYAPDTRPIVCFEPYTCVTNAFNLQNQGIDAGLIRLQPGEKLTGIMRILGEIL, from the coding sequence ATGGCACAATATGACATTCAACAAGAGGACTTCCACGGACACGCGCTCTACGTACTGCGGGATTTCGAAACCAATTGTGAAGCCCGGGTCCTACCATCGGTGGGCAACAATTGCATCTCGTATAAAATCCCAAAAAATGATGGACTATTAGAACTCATTTACTCCCCACCTGACCCCGACACCTTGAAAGGCCGTGCCAGCGGATACGGCACCCCCATATTATACCCCTGGCCCAACCGCATAGACGGCGGCAAATTCACATTTGACGGTGCAGAATACCAGCTCCAAACCCCTGCCCCGGGCGAACACGCCTCTCACGGCTACGTCCACGAACGCCCCTGGCGCGTAGTTGATTCCGGCACCACAGAAAGCGCGTGGGTAACCAGCGTCTTCACATCGACGGACTTCCCGGAAATCGGCGCACACTATCCCTTCCCCTTTGAAGCGCGGGTAACATATCGGCTAAAAAACGGCGTACTATCCCTCGAATTTGAAGGCACCAATGTGGGCGAAAGCGACATGCCCGCTGGCCTGGGCATCCACCCCTATTTCCCCCTACCCCTCACTGAAAACGGCAACCGGGATATATGCACCGTACGCATGCCCGCATCGACCTACTGGCCCTTGCGCGACGACCCAATACCCACAGGAGAACTACTACCCGTTGACGGCACGGTATTTGACGTACGCGAAAACACGCCCTTAAAAGACCAGTATTACGACAACGTCTGGTCCGGCGTATCTATAGCCGATGGATGGAGCAGATGCGAGTACACCGACCCAACCGAAGGCGTAACCATCGCAATGGAAGCCAATGACATATTCCGCGAACTCGTACTCTACGCCCCCGACACCCGTCCCATCGTATGCTTTGAACCCTACACCTGCGTCACCAACGCCTTCAATCTGCAAAATCAGGGCATTGACGCGGGCTTAATACGCCTCCAACCCGGCGAAAAACTGACCGGAATAATGCGAATTTTAGGTGAGATATTGTAG
- a CDS encoding HD domain-containing protein, with amino-acid sequence MTDRLQQQIAFLLEVDKLKQIIRQTYLLDETRKENDAEHSWHFAMFALILAEYAPEPVNILKVIKMALVHDLVEIDAGDTFLYDESGNADKAEREAKAADRIFALLPAEQGAEIRALWEEFEAKETPEAKFAGAIDRFQPFLHNCNTQGRAWKEHGITADRVLQSNSHISIGAPILWNRVQELVDEMVAEGYIDAGK; translated from the coding sequence ATGACCGACCGATTACAACAACAAATCGCGTTCTTGCTCGAAGTCGATAAACTCAAGCAAATCATTCGGCAAACCTATTTGCTCGACGAAACCCGCAAAGAAAACGATGCCGAACACTCCTGGCATTTTGCCATGTTTGCACTCATCCTCGCGGAATACGCGCCCGAACCAGTGAATATCCTGAAAGTAATCAAAATGGCACTGGTACACGACCTCGTAGAAATCGACGCGGGCGACACTTTTCTCTACGACGAATCGGGCAATGCCGACAAAGCCGAGCGCGAAGCAAAAGCCGCCGACCGCATCTTTGCGCTCTTGCCTGCAGAACAGGGCGCAGAAATACGCGCATTGTGGGAAGAATTTGAAGCAAAAGAAACGCCCGAAGCAAAATTTGCGGGCGCGATAGACCGATTCCAACCCTTCTTGCACAATTGCAATACTCAGGGACGTGCCTGGAAAGAGCACGGAATCACAGCCGATCGCGTCTTGCAAAGCAACAGCCACATCTCAATTGGCGCGCCCATTCTATGGAACCGCGTACAAGAATTGGTTGATGAAATGGTCGCTGAGGGGTATATTGATGCCGGAAAATAA
- a CDS encoding AMP-binding protein, translating to MSQTLKDLLNDSFERHADRTAVRVLRQPEEPGERRLQYVPLTYLQLKTQRDRLASGLAQIGLEKGQRIGLLTDGGLESVLVFLSCDILGLSAVPICNKLPDDLLVHSINHSGIAYLFTDTRSLEQVERVRDQLNNPPQIVLTEGQAYGAISFFDLTQKGAETPPPDRAIEPDDESKIVYTSGSSGLPKGVIQTHRNLVGNILSVWDTISNRDPVILFKSAPDYHTMGILNIYYPLAKGWTLDLARSPDRVLVDIRYSEPEGFLTVPLILDKVFGNVRKEIDAGGAKGTLIARSLRAKQRITRGEASVIDRLVNATLGKKVVGQIKEKLSQRVGSRLELLIVGSAKADPEALDFFQDVLDITSLEGYGVTECSPLIAANVLTGQKTGTVGKPLQEVKIVAETGEEIAHGDPETETYSGSGDGIGELWVHGNHVMTGYLNDPERTAEVLVTDEAGKVWYRTGDLFSMDDEGFLTFQGRFGRQFKLSNGEFVNPERLERIFARVPLIEHVLICGDQTRTFPLPIVTVNVEEAQLQIDIPDLPTDDEEALCSHPAIAERIREQLLKEATASGLPAHERPQKVLILPDQLSEEMGTLTRGLKKVVPGRIEELYENEIAAAYDG from the coding sequence ATGAGTCAGACACTCAAGGACTTATTGAACGACAGTTTTGAACGGCATGCGGATCGCACGGCGGTTCGCGTATTGCGTCAGCCAGAGGAACCCGGCGAAAGGCGATTGCAATATGTGCCGTTGACCTATCTGCAGTTAAAGACACAGCGAGACCGATTGGCCTCGGGCCTGGCGCAAATAGGATTGGAAAAAGGGCAGCGCATCGGGCTATTGACCGATGGCGGCCTGGAATCCGTACTCGTTTTCCTATCCTGCGACATACTGGGATTATCGGCAGTGCCTATCTGCAACAAATTGCCCGATGACTTGCTCGTACACAGCATCAACCATTCGGGCATCGCCTATTTGTTCACAGATACAAGAAGTCTGGAACAGGTTGAGCGCGTGCGCGATCAACTGAACAATCCCCCCCAGATCGTCCTGACAGAAGGACAAGCCTATGGCGCGATCTCATTTTTTGACTTAACCCAAAAAGGCGCGGAAACACCGCCCCCAGACAGAGCAATAGAACCCGATGACGAGTCGAAAATCGTGTACACATCGGGATCCTCGGGACTGCCCAAAGGCGTGATACAAACCCATCGCAATCTCGTCGGCAATATCCTGTCCGTATGGGATACAATCAGCAACCGCGATCCGGTCATCTTATTCAAATCCGCGCCCGACTATCACACCATGGGCATATTGAATATTTACTATCCCCTGGCCAAAGGCTGGACGTTAGACCTGGCGCGATCACCGGATCGCGTACTCGTGGATATCCGATATTCCGAACCCGAAGGCTTTTTAACTGTCCCCCTGATCTTAGACAAAGTATTTGGCAACGTGCGAAAAGAAATTGATGCCGGCGGTGCAAAAGGCACATTAATCGCCCGGTCACTGCGCGCCAAACAGCGCATTACACGCGGTGAAGCATCGGTCATCGACCGCCTCGTCAACGCTACGCTGGGCAAAAAAGTCGTCGGACAAATTAAAGAAAAACTCTCGCAGCGCGTGGGCAGCCGCCTCGAATTGTTAATCGTCGGCTCGGCAAAAGCCGACCCCGAAGCCCTCGACTTTTTCCAGGACGTACTGGACATCACCTCGCTCGAAGGCTATGGCGTCACCGAATGCAGCCCCCTGATCGCGGCAAATGTTCTGACCGGACAAAAAACAGGCACCGTTGGAAAGCCATTACAAGAAGTAAAAATCGTCGCCGAAACAGGCGAGGAAATCGCCCACGGTGATCCAGAGACAGAAACCTACAGCGGCAGCGGCGATGGCATTGGCGAGTTGTGGGTACACGGCAATCACGTCATGACGGGATACCTCAACGACCCCGAACGCACCGCCGAAGTACTCGTAACCGATGAAGCGGGCAAAGTGTGGTATCGCACGGGTGATTTGTTCAGCATGGACGACGAGGGATTTTTGACATTCCAGGGGCGTTTTGGACGGCAATTTAAATTGAGCAACGGCGAATTTGTCAACCCCGAACGCCTCGAACGCATATTCGCGCGCGTGCCCCTCATCGAACACGTCTTAATCTGCGGTGATCAGACCCGCACATTCCCACTACCCATCGTCACCGTAAATGTAGAAGAAGCCCAATTGCAAATAGATATTCCCGATCTACCCACAGACGACGAGGAAGCCCTGTGCAGCCATCCCGCAATAGCCGAACGCATTCGCGAGCAACTATTAAAAGAAGCCACGGCATCTGGCCTTCCCGCGCACGAGCGCCCGCAAAAAGTACTGATCTTGCCGGACCAGTTGAGCGAAGAAATGGGAACCCTCACGCGGGGATTGAAAAAGGTCGTACCCGGGAGAATAGAAGAACTTTACGAAAACGAAATCGCCGCAGCTTATGATGGATAA